A genomic window from Panthera tigris isolate Pti1 chromosome B4, P.tigris_Pti1_mat1.1, whole genome shotgun sequence includes:
- the LOC102960812 gene encoding olfactory receptor 9K2-like, translated as MGDKGAGNHSDVTDFILVGFRVHPELHILFFLLFLLVYGMVLFGNISMMTIIVTDSQLNTPMYFFLGNLSFIDLSYSTVIAPKAMVNFLSEKKTVSFVGCAAQLFFFAFFIVTEGFVLAAMAYDRFIAICNPLLYSVHMSRRLCTQLVAGSYLCGWLSSILQVSTTFSVSFCASRVIDHFYCDSYQIEKISCSNLSVNKMVSLSLAAFIILPTIVVIVVSYMYIGTTVLKIPSSEGRRKAFSTCSSHLGVVSLLYGTVSFVYLTPPSNPELRKVASVFYILVTPMLNPLIYSLRNKDVKQALGKILWKKKALY; from the coding sequence ATGGGTGACAAGGGAGCAGGCAACCACTCAGATGTAACTGACTTCATTCTTGTAGGCTTCAGGGTTCATCCAGAGCTccacattctcttcttcctcctattCCTGCTGGTCTATGGCATGGTTCTTTTTGGGAACATTAGTATGATGACAATCATTGTGACTGACTCCCAGCTGAACACACCAATGTATTTCTTTCTAGGCAATCTCTCCTTCATTGACCTCTCCTACTCCACTGTTATTGCCCCGAAAGCCATGGTCAACTTCCTGTCTGAGAAAAAGACTGTCTCCTTTGTGGGGTGTGCTGCCCAGCtcttcttttttgccttcttCATTGTAACAGAAGGGTTTGTTCTGGCAGCCATGGCTTATGACCGTTTCATCGCCATTTGCAACCCTCTTCTTTACAGTGTGCACATGTCAAGACGACTTTGCACTCAGCTGGTGGCTGGTTCCTATCtctgtggatggctcagttccaTCCTCCAAGTCAGCACAACATTCTCAGTGTCTTTCTGTGCTTCCCGAGTCATTGATCACTTCTACTGTGATTCTTACCAAATTGAGAAGATCTCCTGCTCCAATCTCTCTGTCAATAAGATGGTGTCTCTCAGTTTGGCTGCCTTCATTATTTTGCCTACCATAGTTGTTATTGTAGTATCTTACATGTACATTGGGACCACAGTCTTGAAAATCCCTTCCagtgaagggagaaggaaagcctTCTCCACCTGCAGCTCCCATTTGGGAGTAGTAAGTTTGCTCTATGGGACTGTCTCATTTGTGTATCTCACACCTCCAAGCAATCCTGAACTGCGTAAAGTGGcttcagtattttatatattggtCACACCCATGTTAAACCCTCTGATCTATTCTCTAAGAAACAAGGATGTCAAACAAGCTTTGGGAAAAATCCTGTGGAAGAAAAAAGCTTTATACTAA